The Solanum pennellii chromosome 11, SPENNV200 genome contains a region encoding:
- the LOC107005108 gene encoding protein ENHANCED DISEASE RESISTANCE 2-like isoform X2 has product MTVRSKQSRGSCKVDPGSSGSSFKDVNRGKEVDFSSSGSQSLRLNCSNKSNRLNSIDWTVCSSSVTDAMTSDVVAPSPWTIFGCENGLRLFKEAKDRESLGKWDDHPAIMAVGVVDGTSEAIFQTLMSLGSSRSEWDFCFYKGSVIEHLDGHTDIVHKLLNQDWLPWGMTRRDLLLQRYWRREDDGTYVILYHSVFHQKCAPQKGYVRACLKSGGYVISPVNQGKGSVVKHMLAIDWKFWKSYVRTSAARSITIRMLGRLAALRELFSAKIGNYLPSDVSGELIKSKRSCQVEEEIKLEVQTRLENGMSVADLEEEVVKTPSSLMGLNDAADEFFDVSEPLDYDQTENDWSSDFGPETYSQDARHPKLSTAAVIVKRLHDLAVQKKGYVDLHEMVKEDVSICHYGSTLPKDSTCNLPCSWTETDPSTFLIRGETYLDDRKKIKAKGTLMQMVGADWLKSDKREDDLGGRPGGIVQKYAAKGGPEFFFIVNIQVPGLTTYTLALYYMMDTPLEDSPLLESFVKGDDAYRNSRFKLIPYISKGSWIVKQSVGKKACLIGQALEINYFRGKNYIELGIDIGSSTVARGVVSLVVGYLNNLVIEMAFLVQANTPEELPEYLLGTCRLNHLDVSKAVQVKP; this is encoded by the exons ATGACAGTTAGGAGCAAGCAGTCCCGAGGAAGCTGCAAGGTGGATCCAGGCAGTTCAGGAAGCAGCTTTAAAG ACGTGAACAGAGGAAAGGAAGTTGATTTTTCAAGCAGTGGTTCGCAGTCTTTGAG GTTAAATTGTTCCAACAAGTCTAATCGTCTGAATTCGATTGATTGGACTGTCTGTTCATCCTCAGTTACAGATGCTATGACGTCTGATGTTGTTGCACCCTCACCTTGGACAATCTTTGGTTGTGAGAATG GTCTTAGGCTCTTCAAGGAAGCTAAAGATAGGGAATCTCTTGGAAAG TGGGATGATCACCCTGCGATAATGGCTGTTGGCGTAGTTGATGGAACTTCTGAGGCCATTTTCCAGACACTCATGTCACTTGGTTCTTCAAGATCAGA ATGGGATTTCTGTTTCTACAAGGGCAGTGTGATTGAACATCTTGATGGTCACACTGATATAGTTCATAAGCTTCTAAATCAGGACTGGCTACCTTG GGGTATGACAAGAAGAGATCTTCTTTTGCAGCGTTATTGGAGAAGGGAGGATGACGGGACTTACG TTATTCTGTACCATTCAGTGTTTCACCAGAAGTGTGCACCTCAAAAGGGCTACGTTCGTGCTTGCCTTAAAA GTGGAGGATATGTTATATCACCAGTTAATCAAGGGAAGGGGTCAGTAGTCAAGCATATGCTTGCTATCGACTGGAAATTCTGGAAATCATATGTACGAACATCTGCAGCCAGATCTATAACAATACGCATGCTTGGGAGACTTGCTG CTTTGCGGGAGCTTTTCAGTGCAAAAATAGGAAATTACTTGCCCTCTGATGTCTCAGGGGAGCTGATCAAAAGCAAAAGATCGTGtcaagttgaagaagaaattaaaCTTGAAGTGCAAACCCGGTTGGAAAATGGAATGAGTGTGGCGGATCTGGAGGAAGAAGTAGTTAAAACACCTTCAAGCTTGATGGGTTTAAATGATGCGGCAGATGAGTTCTTTGATGTCTCTGAGCCACTGGATTATGACCAAACAGAAAATGACTGGTCTTCTGATTTTGGACCAGAGACATACTCTCAG GATGCACGTCATCCCAAATTGTCAACTGCTGCAGTTATCGTGAAGAGACTGCATGATCTTGCAG TTCAGAAGAAGGGTTATGTAGATCTGCATGAAATGGTAAAGGAAGATGTATCAATTTGCCACTACGGATCCACTCTACCAAAAGATTCAACTTGTAATTTGCCTTGCAGTTGGACTGAAACAGATCCTTCTACTTTTCTTATTCGTGGAGAGACCTACCTAGATGATCGTAAGAAG ATCAAGGCTAAAGGCACCTTGATGCAAATGGTGGGCGCGGATTGGTTGAAGTCTGACAAACGAGAAGATGATCTTGGTGGTCGACCTGGGGGAATTGTTCAG AAATATGCAGCAAAGGGGGGTCCGGAATTCTTCTTCATTGTGAACATTCAG GTCCCAGGTTTAACAACATATACTCTCGCTCTCTACTATATGATGGATACCCCTTTAGAGGATTCACCTTTGCTGGAGAGTTTTGTCAAAGGAGATGATGCTTATAGAAACTCAAGGTTCAAGCTCATACCATACATATCCAAG GGATCATGGATAGTCAAGCAGAGTGTTGGGAAGAAAGCTTGTCTTATTGGTCAAGCGctagaaattaattattttcgtGGAAAGAACTACATAGAG CTTGGTATCGATATTGGCTCATCTACTGTGGCAAGGGGTGTTGTCAGCCTTGTTGTTGGTTACCTAAACAATCTAGTCATTGAGATGGCCTTTCTTGTCCAG GCCAACACACCCGAAGAACTCCCTGAATATCTTCTAGGTACCTGCCGTCTTAACCATCTGGATGTTTCTAAAGCCGTACAAGTGAAGCCTTGA
- the LOC107005108 gene encoding protein ENHANCED DISEASE RESISTANCE 2-like isoform X1 gives MGVSQADHSRMEGWLYLIRSNRFGLQYSRKRYFILQDQFLKSYKSVPVPENEDPIRSAVVDSCIRVTDNGRESIQRKVFFIFTLYNTSNHNDQLKLGASSPEEAARWIQAVQEAALKADVNRGKEVDFSSSGSQSLRLNCSNKSNRLNSIDWTVCSSSVTDAMTSDVVAPSPWTIFGCENGLRLFKEAKDRESLGKWDDHPAIMAVGVVDGTSEAIFQTLMSLGSSRSEWDFCFYKGSVIEHLDGHTDIVHKLLNQDWLPWGMTRRDLLLQRYWRREDDGTYVILYHSVFHQKCAPQKGYVRACLKSGGYVISPVNQGKGSVVKHMLAIDWKFWKSYVRTSAARSITIRMLGRLAALRELFSAKIGNYLPSDVSGELIKSKRSCQVEEEIKLEVQTRLENGMSVADLEEEVVKTPSSLMGLNDAADEFFDVSEPLDYDQTENDWSSDFGPETYSQDARHPKLSTAAVIVKRLHDLAVQKKGYVDLHEMVKEDVSICHYGSTLPKDSTCNLPCSWTETDPSTFLIRGETYLDDRKKIKAKGTLMQMVGADWLKSDKREDDLGGRPGGIVQKYAAKGGPEFFFIVNIQVPGLTTYTLALYYMMDTPLEDSPLLESFVKGDDAYRNSRFKLIPYISKGSWIVKQSVGKKACLIGQALEINYFRGKNYIELGIDIGSSTVARGVVSLVVGYLNNLVIEMAFLVQANTPEELPEYLLGTCRLNHLDVSKAVQVKP, from the exons ATGGGTGTTTCACAGGCTGATCATAGTAGGATGGAAGGGTGGTTATATCTTATTCGTTCAAATAGGTTTGGACTTCAGTATTCACGAAAGCGGTACTTTATTCTTCAGGATCAGTTTCTTAAGAGCTATAAATCTGTACCAGTTCCTGAAAATGAG GATCCTATTAGAAGTGCAGTTGTTGATTCCTGCATTCGTGTAACAGACAATGGCAGAGAGAGCATTCAAAGAAAA GTCTTTTTCATTTTCACACTTTATAACACCTCAAATCATAATGATCAGCTGAAG TTAGGAGCAAGCAGTCCCGAGGAAGCTGCAAGGTGGATCCAGGCAGTTCAGGAAGCAGCTTTAAAG GCAGACGTGAACAGAGGAAAGGAAGTTGATTTTTCAAGCAGTGGTTCGCAGTCTTTGAG GTTAAATTGTTCCAACAAGTCTAATCGTCTGAATTCGATTGATTGGACTGTCTGTTCATCCTCAGTTACAGATGCTATGACGTCTGATGTTGTTGCACCCTCACCTTGGACAATCTTTGGTTGTGAGAATG GTCTTAGGCTCTTCAAGGAAGCTAAAGATAGGGAATCTCTTGGAAAG TGGGATGATCACCCTGCGATAATGGCTGTTGGCGTAGTTGATGGAACTTCTGAGGCCATTTTCCAGACACTCATGTCACTTGGTTCTTCAAGATCAGA ATGGGATTTCTGTTTCTACAAGGGCAGTGTGATTGAACATCTTGATGGTCACACTGATATAGTTCATAAGCTTCTAAATCAGGACTGGCTACCTTG GGGTATGACAAGAAGAGATCTTCTTTTGCAGCGTTATTGGAGAAGGGAGGATGACGGGACTTACG TTATTCTGTACCATTCAGTGTTTCACCAGAAGTGTGCACCTCAAAAGGGCTACGTTCGTGCTTGCCTTAAAA GTGGAGGATATGTTATATCACCAGTTAATCAAGGGAAGGGGTCAGTAGTCAAGCATATGCTTGCTATCGACTGGAAATTCTGGAAATCATATGTACGAACATCTGCAGCCAGATCTATAACAATACGCATGCTTGGGAGACTTGCTG CTTTGCGGGAGCTTTTCAGTGCAAAAATAGGAAATTACTTGCCCTCTGATGTCTCAGGGGAGCTGATCAAAAGCAAAAGATCGTGtcaagttgaagaagaaattaaaCTTGAAGTGCAAACCCGGTTGGAAAATGGAATGAGTGTGGCGGATCTGGAGGAAGAAGTAGTTAAAACACCTTCAAGCTTGATGGGTTTAAATGATGCGGCAGATGAGTTCTTTGATGTCTCTGAGCCACTGGATTATGACCAAACAGAAAATGACTGGTCTTCTGATTTTGGACCAGAGACATACTCTCAG GATGCACGTCATCCCAAATTGTCAACTGCTGCAGTTATCGTGAAGAGACTGCATGATCTTGCAG TTCAGAAGAAGGGTTATGTAGATCTGCATGAAATGGTAAAGGAAGATGTATCAATTTGCCACTACGGATCCACTCTACCAAAAGATTCAACTTGTAATTTGCCTTGCAGTTGGACTGAAACAGATCCTTCTACTTTTCTTATTCGTGGAGAGACCTACCTAGATGATCGTAAGAAG ATCAAGGCTAAAGGCACCTTGATGCAAATGGTGGGCGCGGATTGGTTGAAGTCTGACAAACGAGAAGATGATCTTGGTGGTCGACCTGGGGGAATTGTTCAG AAATATGCAGCAAAGGGGGGTCCGGAATTCTTCTTCATTGTGAACATTCAG GTCCCAGGTTTAACAACATATACTCTCGCTCTCTACTATATGATGGATACCCCTTTAGAGGATTCACCTTTGCTGGAGAGTTTTGTCAAAGGAGATGATGCTTATAGAAACTCAAGGTTCAAGCTCATACCATACATATCCAAG GGATCATGGATAGTCAAGCAGAGTGTTGGGAAGAAAGCTTGTCTTATTGGTCAAGCGctagaaattaattattttcgtGGAAAGAACTACATAGAG CTTGGTATCGATATTGGCTCATCTACTGTGGCAAGGGGTGTTGTCAGCCTTGTTGTTGGTTACCTAAACAATCTAGTCATTGAGATGGCCTTTCTTGTCCAG GCCAACACACCCGAAGAACTCCCTGAATATCTTCTAGGTACCTGCCGTCTTAACCATCTGGATGTTTCTAAAGCCGTACAAGTGAAGCCTTGA